One region of uncultured Methanolobus sp. genomic DNA includes:
- the mcrA gene encoding coenzyme-B sulfoethylthiotransferase subunit alpha: MADDRKRMFAKHMEIKYTKEHGTNKMNGGEITDKTVEYYRLGVDQNPRKLEMKKAGQELAKKRGLVGYNPMMHCGGIPLGQRALTPSFLSGTDDMVELDDLHYVNNAAMQQMWDDIRRTIIVGMDMAHETLEKRLGIEVTPETINHYLETLNHALPGGAVVQEHMVETHPALVDDCYVKMFTGDDELADEIDSQFLIDINKAFPEEQAEQLKAAIGKTSFQAAHIPTIVSRTTDGGQTSRWMAMQVGMSFISAYSMCAGEAAVADLSYAAKHAGVIQMGEMLPARRARAPNEPGGIPFGHMADIVQTSRVDAEDPAHVALEVVGAGCMLYDQIWLGSYMSGGVGFTQYATAAYCNNILDDNLYYNVDYINDKYDGAANKGTDNKIKANLEVVKDIATESTIYGIENYEKYPTTLEDHFGGSQRATSLSAAAGSAVSIATGNGNAGLSGWYLSMYLHKEALGRLGFFGFDLQDQCGATNVLSYQSDEGLAVELRGPNYPNYAMNVGHQGGYSAITSGAHAGRGDAYAVNPLVKICFADDLLPFDFTKPRKEFARGALREFEPAGERSLIIPAK, encoded by the coding sequence ATGGCAGACGATAGAAAGAGAATGTTTGCAAAACACATGGAAATCAAGTACACGAAAGAACACGGTACTAACAAGATGAACGGTGGAGAGATCACAGACAAGACCGTAGAGTACTACAGACTTGGTGTAGATCAGAACCCACGTAAATTAGAGATGAAAAAGGCAGGTCAGGAACTCGCAAAGAAGAGAGGACTTGTCGGTTACAACCCAATGATGCACTGTGGTGGTATACCACTCGGTCAGAGAGCACTCACACCATCTTTCCTTTCCGGAACAGATGACATGGTAGAACTTGACGACCTTCACTACGTCAACAACGCAGCAATGCAGCAGATGTGGGACGACATCAGAAGGACAATCATTGTCGGTATGGACATGGCACACGAGACCCTTGAGAAGAGGCTCGGTATCGAAGTCACACCAGAAACAATCAACCACTACCTTGAGACACTCAACCACGCACTTCCTGGTGGAGCAGTTGTCCAGGAACACATGGTCGAAACACACCCAGCTCTTGTAGATGACTGTTACGTCAAGATGTTCACCGGTGACGATGAACTTGCAGACGAGATCGATAGCCAGTTCCTCATTGACATCAACAAGGCATTCCCTGAAGAGCAGGCAGAGCAGCTCAAAGCAGCTATCGGTAAGACCTCATTCCAGGCAGCACACATCCCAACAATTGTCAGCAGAACCACAGATGGTGGTCAGACAAGCAGGTGGATGGCTATGCAGGTCGGTATGTCATTCATTTCAGCATACAGCATGTGTGCTGGTGAAGCAGCAGTAGCTGACCTTTCATACGCAGCAAAGCACGCTGGTGTAATCCAGATGGGAGAAATGCTTCCGGCAAGACGTGCACGTGCACCAAACGAGCCTGGAGGAATTCCATTCGGTCACATGGCAGATATCGTACAGACAAGTCGTGTAGACGCAGAAGACCCGGCACACGTAGCCCTTGAAGTAGTCGGTGCGGGATGTATGCTTTACGACCAGATCTGGCTCGGGTCATACATGTCCGGTGGTGTAGGTTTCACCCAGTACGCAACAGCAGCATACTGTAACAACATCCTTGATGACAACCTCTACTACAACGTTGACTACATCAATGACAAGTACGACGGTGCAGCAAACAAGGGTACAGACAACAAGATCAAGGCAAACCTCGAGGTAGTAAAGGACATCGCAACAGAGTCCACCATCTACGGTATCGAGAACTACGAGAAGTACCCAACAACCCTCGAAGACCACTTTGGTGGATCACAGAGAGCAACAAGTCTTTCAGCAGCAGCCGGTTCCGCTGTTTCAATCGCAACAGGAAACGGAAACGCTGGTCTTTCCGGATGGTACCTCAGCATGTACCTCCACAAGGAAGCACTAGGAAGACTCGGTTTCTTCGGATTCGACCTGCAGGACCAGTGTGGTGCTACAAACGTACTCTCATACCAGTCTGACGAAGGTCTTGCTGTTGAACTGCGTGGACCAAACTACCCTAACTACGCAATGAACGTAGGTCACCAGGGTGGATACTCTGCAATCACTTCCGGTGCACACGCTGGTCGTGGAGACGCATACGCAGTTAACCCACTCGTCAAGATCTGCTTCGCAGACGACCTCCTCCCATTCGACTTCACAAAGCCAAGGAAGGAGTTCGCAAGAGGAGCTCTCAGAGAGTTCGAGCCTGCTGGTGAGAGATCACTCATCATTCCAGCAAAATAA
- a CDS encoding TIGR04083 family peptide-modifying radical SAM enzyme yields the protein MSFHVMLIPTLGCPGNCNYCWSSEEKSPIMSIETIKEVVEWLKDFREDSVTFTFHGGEPLLAGADFYREALPILAEGVKPKNVAFAIQTNLWKMTDEIAEIFAEYKIPIGSSLDGPKELNDFQRGEGYYDKTIRGYEIAKKHGLSVRFITTFTSHSEKFREDIFNFYLENGWTLKFHPALPSLRGDEPEKWALDPEEYGRLLIYLLDKYLENMDKIEVMNIDHLCKGVFSGKGAVCTFVDCMGDVLAVGPDGSIYPCYRFVGMPEYVMGNVHDRPGIEELSKSDAWKLMFDYKDYVDQNCKDCSHIEYCRGGCPYNAITPTGGEIKDVDPHCISYKMILDEITERVNNEMFGSPSLEMDFFQNPMKPSKPGIMVLMLKKTYE from the coding sequence ATGTCTTTTCACGTGATGCTAATCCCTACCCTGGGTTGTCCTGGTAACTGCAATTACTGCTGGAGCTCCGAAGAGAAATCTCCAATAATGAGCATTGAGACTATAAAGGAAGTCGTCGAATGGCTCAAGGATTTCAGAGAAGATTCGGTTACTTTCACTTTCCATGGAGGAGAACCGCTCCTGGCGGGCGCAGATTTCTACAGGGAAGCTTTACCAATCCTTGCAGAAGGAGTGAAGCCAAAGAATGTGGCTTTCGCCATACAGACCAACCTCTGGAAAATGACAGACGAAATAGCTGAGATTTTTGCAGAATATAAAATTCCTATTGGCTCCAGTCTTGATGGGCCTAAAGAGCTTAATGATTTCCAGAGAGGAGAGGGATACTACGATAAAACTATACGTGGTTACGAGATAGCAAAGAAACACGGACTTTCCGTTAGATTCATCACAACTTTCACCTCTCACTCCGAAAAATTCAGAGAAGACATATTCAATTTCTATCTGGAAAATGGATGGACCCTCAAGTTCCACCCAGCCCTTCCATCTTTACGTGGCGACGAGCCCGAAAAATGGGCTCTTGACCCGGAAGAATACGGCAGGCTCCTGATCTACCTTCTGGATAAGTATCTGGAAAATATGGACAAGATAGAGGTCATGAACATCGATCACCTATGTAAAGGCGTGTTTAGTGGAAAAGGCGCGGTCTGCACTTTCGTGGACTGCATGGGAGATGTCTTAGCAGTCGGACCTGACGGAAGTATATATCCCTGCTATCGTTTTGTAGGCATGCCGGAATACGTAATGGGCAATGTCCACGACCGCCCTGGCATTGAAGAACTTTCAAAATCCGACGCATGGAAGCTCATGTTTGATTACAAAGATTATGTGGACCAGAACTGTAAGGACTGCTCCCATATAGAATACTGCAGAGGCGGCTGTCCTTACAATGCCATAACGCCAACAGGCGGAGAAATTAAAGATGTAGATCCCCATTGCATATCCTACAAAATGATACTCGACGAAATAACCGAGAGGGTCAATAATGAGATGTTCGGGAGTCCAAGTCTTGAAATGGATTTTTTCCAGAACCCTATGAAGCCTTCAAAGCCGGGAATAATGGTTCTTATGCTTAAGAAAACATATGAGTAG
- the mcrG gene encoding coenzyme-B sulfoethylthiotransferase subunit gamma, whose product MAYEPQYYPGATSVAENRRKHMSGKVEKLREISDDDLTLVLGHRAPGSDYPSTHPPLAEMGEPECSVREMVEPTPGAKAGDRVRYVQFVDSMYNGPSVPYFRSYNAAINFRGVDPGTLSGRQVVEARERDMEEIAKFQMETEMTCPALASLRGATVHGHSLRLPEDGVMFDMLDRCRKEGDVIIMHKDQVGRPIDKKVNLGKPMSPEEAAKRTTIYRVDNVAFRDDAEVIEWVHRVFDQRTTYGFKPEN is encoded by the coding sequence ATGGCATATGAACCACAATATTATCCAGGAGCAACATCCGTTGCTGAAAACAGAAGAAAACACATGTCTGGTAAAGTCGAGAAACTCAGAGAAATTTCCGACGATGACCTGACACTTGTTCTCGGACACCGTGCACCAGGTAGCGACTACCCAAGCACACACCCACCACTCGCAGAAATGGGCGAGCCAGAGTGTTCAGTCAGAGAAATGGTAGAACCAACACCAGGTGCAAAAGCTGGTGACAGGGTAAGGTATGTACAGTTCGTTGACTCAATGTACAACGGTCCATCAGTACCATACTTCAGATCATACAACGCAGCAATCAACTTCAGAGGTGTCGACCCAGGTACACTTTCCGGTCGTCAGGTCGTTGAAGCTCGTGAGAGAGACATGGAAGAGATCGCAAAGTTCCAGATGGAAACTGAAATGACCTGCCCGGCACTCGCAAGTCTTAGAGGCGCAACAGTACACGGTCACTCACTCAGACTTCCTGAAGACGGTGTAATGTTTGACATGCTCGACAGGTGCAGAAAAGAAGGCGATGTAATCATTATGCACAAGGACCAGGTAGGAAGACCTATCGACAAGAAGGTAAACCTCGGCAAACCAATGTCCCCTGAAGAGGCAGCAAAGAGGACCACCATCTACCGTGTCGACAATGTAGCATTCAGAGATGACGCAGAAGTCATCGAATGGGTACACAGAGTATTCGACCAGAGAACCACATACGGATTCAAGCCGGAGAACTGA